The Euwallacea fornicatus isolate EFF26 unplaced genomic scaffold, ASM4011564v1 scaffold_49, whole genome shotgun sequence genome includes the window AGACAATGGAAGCTATAGCACTTGGTAAAGAAGGGAGCGGATTATACCTGAAACCATACAAATCAGGATGTGGACTTTACTTAaaaccatattcaaaaaactgttaagtggaatacctcgaaaatcactaacaaattttcagttattaaaatacgtaaaaaaattacaaattccacattttcgaggtattttcatgagaaataaattaccacagaaaattaaaaagaacgaGCGTGGTATAGTGAACCTGGATGATTCAGTCAACAAAGGAACTCATTGGATTtgttatgctaaaaaagggaaaagtaTTACATACTTCGATAGTTATGGGAACTTAAAACCTCCAAAGGAGTTGGTTAAGTATTTCAAGAGTGATGGACTCAAGAAcgatataaagtataattatacGAGGTATCAAGCTGATGAGCAAATGAATTGTGGTCAGCTCTGTTTAGAATTCCTTTATAATAGTGTGTATAGAACTCaagagatttatttataattttaatattgacgAATCATGTCTTATAGTTTTGTTCTTACCGGTAATTCTGCAACTCTCACTGCGGAATTTAACCCTCCTATACATCTAGACGACAATTTCGAATACGTAATCGGTCTAGTCAACTTTGaaactttcaattcaattccaaatattgagtccggatctaatttgtttattattgataaaGAATATATCACAATACCACCAGGTTGCTACGAGATAGAAGATATAgctaattatataaaaaaggacATTGGAGACAAAAAGACATTTGAGTTAACTGCAAACAATAACACTCTTAGAACACATCTTATTTCATCTGtagatgttaaatttgaagaaggaaCTATAGCAAAACTTTTGGGGTTTGAGTACCAGGACATACCGGCTAATACTTTGACAGTGTCTGATCACCCCGCAGATATCTTTAAGGTGAATGCtataaatatcgattgcagtatAGCTGAAGGGTCTTTTCTAAATGGTACGCCAGTTCATGTAATACATCAGTTTTTTCCTAGTGTACCAcccggttttaaaataatcgaaacccctcagaatgtcatttattttcccgTAATCGTTAACGTTGTAGATAAAATAACAGTGAAACTAGTTGATCAAGAGggcgatttgattaattttcgagGTGAATCCGTGACATTAAGACTTCATCTTAAACGCTTGGACTCACGATGGTAATTCTATATAATAGAACACCTAATTTAGATTTTGTCAGAAGGTTTAATACACCTTGTAAGCAGCAAACCCCCGATAGTACGAAACGATACACAAGAGGGTTAACGTCTTTGAATAAACAGTTTCTTGTTTCCCTaggatttacattaaaaaatggatcatataaacgtccaagaaaaagtttttattgacgACTCAATTTTAAGCTGGGAAGTGCTCTCTTTTGATCCATTCAATCCTACTAAATTGGGGACAAACGATGAAATTAGAATATCCTTACAGCAAACCGGAAAATATCCCTTACCCTGCAAAAGTGAACTTTACATTGAACTAAAGGTTACGAAAGAGGATGGTACGCCACTTACAAACACATACTTGATAAATAATGCCGCggcgtttttattcaaagagttgAGATATGTTCTAAATGGAGTGACAATTGACGCAGTACGAGATGTTGGTATAACAGCAACCCTTAAGGGTTATtcatcatataatttaaatgaaagcgcTAAGCTTCAAAACGCGGGATGGTATCcggtagaaaaagaaaaaagcatcATGACGGACTCTAAcggaaatgtttctttatgtatTCCTCTTAAGATGTACTCTGGTTTCTTTGAAGATtataagaaaatcattttaaattcacatcaaGAATTAATCCTAGTTAGAGCTAACGATGATTCCAATGCATTGGTACAAACGGCAGCATCTACAGAAAAACCGAAACTTACGATAACAAAACTCTGTTGGAGAGTTCCACACTTAACAGTAGCAATTCCTCAGGAATTAGCACTTACAAAAactattgataaaaatactgACATCTTATTAACTTTTCGAAGCTGGGAATTAGTTGAATATCCAGAGTTATTAGAAGCCACCAGACACAATTGGACGGTAAAGACATCGACCAAAGTTGAAACTCCACGCCATGTCATACTCGCATTTCAAAAAGACAAAAGAGGTAATCTTAAAAAGGATATGAGCAAATTTGATCACTGTGACCTACGAAACGTaaatgtgtatttaaattctgaaagataCCCGTATGGTGACTTGcaacttgattttaaaaataatagatttgcaaccctgtatgaaatgttttccgaATTTCGTCAGGTTTACTATAATAACGCACAAGAACCGATTTTCACTCCGTCCGAATTCAAAGATAAAGCTCCACttgtttacatcaattgtaCTCACCAAAGAGATTTACTTCAAACTGGATCAGTCACTATGAGagtggaatttgaaactgcAGAAAAAGTGACTGATAAAACGACAGCCTATTGCCTCATTATtcatgacaaaatatttagttataatccacttacgaaaattgtaaaacagctttaaattcctaccaccaccaccaccaccaccatcaATATGTAGCGTTAAAACTTAATGTTcagttgaaatattgtttataaagaTACTGCAAGTCGAAATGACAATTAGACTTGAAagaatagaaacttttttagaaaacctacgaaatattaaacgccggattagagaatattccatcaagaaatttactttcctaaagtttgaacaattaaaaatatgaatattcaaGGGTTTAAAGATGAAAATACCCTAAACGACTCTTTTCACATCATCAGCAGCACATAacagtaatggaaaaaatcattgcaTCAAAGTAAAATGTACCCTATCATCCCGTCATATATAACCAAAACATTTCGTGTGAAGATCCAAACCTATTGATGACTAGTCCAGTTCAAGACTGCTTCTACCAACGTGTGctcttttaaatgttttatgtacaatgatgaataaagtttttaaaaatgtaaaacgctTTTTAATGATGCATGCTACAATACATCTTCATAATgctatttatgcaaattgctATATATTCACATTGCGAAGATGTCAGCCTATTAACTGCACCAGtctttgcaattttcgttTAGCAGGAGCAAAAGACGCATAAGTGAGCTCATTTTTCGACTTTGAACTTTAGTACTACTACTTTAGTGGTAGCACAAGGTaggtggttatttttattcattaaattagcgaaaagcgtattttagtatttattagaTACGGATTTGGGAACCTAGGGTAGTTCCTCTCGATCAGTGACATTCTCATGTGGttcgacttcaaaatttagaactactactactactactactactactactactactgtGATAGCACAAGGtggttattttcattcaattagcgaaaagtgaattttagtatttattaaatacagaTTTGGGATCCTAGGGTGCAATCCATTGTTCCGACCCAGACCTACTACAGCGGTAGTAATAGAAGTAGTTATTATTACATAGAGATTTGCGAACCGAGGGTACAATTCTTTTTTGTCATTCGAAAGTGTAAAATGAAGTTTGCCGTACTGGATATGCAAGGTTATATAATTAACAACATGTTTACCACGAAAGAACTCACCATCTACGATGGtaaacatttgaaatcctttttgtttaaatgcccgattaaattttctagtttacaTGCAAATGATCGGAAAACTGCTGCATATCTCTATAACAATGTTCATGGTATTCCATTTGATTCGGGGAATATCAAAtatcagcaaattaaaaatattttagaaaaccatttaaaaaatattgatttgataTTTGTGAAAGGACAggcaaaatttgagtttttgaaagaCTATCTTGCCGATTCAAtacgaattttcaatttagaaaaagatGATGCTGACCTGGTACCCAAATTAAGACCTAGCGAAAACAATTGTAATAGTCATGCTTTCAAAGTATGCAATTGCAGTAGTAGAAATGCCGAAGTGCtatttgaatatgttattaataaattaattgcttcATAAATCGGGTTTCAAGTCTCTATATGTTAATGTCAGTACCATTGgtacacattattattattattattttcgtagATGTATTTACTAAAGAGTCGATGCATAAAAGCATTCTGTAAATATAGCTCGAATGCGGCAGAAGATCGTACCACTTAAGAAAACATACATTATAATTTCCATCAGTGATTGGGGGAGGGGGTAACGTTTTCTGTGAGCGAGACATATATTGCatgaattattacaaaatatatgatgctaataaaaattaagagagcattttttcgtttacttaCCTTGAGCACCCACTCCACGCTCCAGTCACTCTACAGAAGTTCCCCAAGTACGGACCTGTCTCAAGGCGCTCAACCCGGACCTGTACCGACACGCCCACTCCACAGGGAGAGATGGTAACGTAACTTCCTTGACGTAACGACATAACTTTtgccataagactccatgttaattttgtcgtaacgacaaacaCAGTTTCCGCAATTCACCACCTAATCACCTAATAACACAAATAACGTTCacggtgcgaaaactctaaaaacaaccaacagttttcgcaatgtacctttaaagaatgaaataacggaacgacaaaaataacgttacacgagagagatggagatacgcttaacgtcaactttaacgtaacgacaaagtttttcccataagactccatgttaattttgtcgtaacgacaaatacagttttcgtaatgcaccactaaatcaataaatcactaaaataacgttaacggtgcgaaaactctataaaaacaaCCAATAGTTTTCGCAGTGCacctttcaagaaataaataaaggaacgacaaaaataacgttacaggagagagatggagatacgtttaacgtcaactttagcgtaacgacaaagtttttcccataagactccatgttaattttgtcgtaacgacaaatacagttttcgcaatacaccgctaaatcaataaaccactaaaataacgttaacggcgCGAAAACTCCCCCATTTTCCCCATACGTTAATTTAACGGAACGACAAATATAAAGTTAACGgagcaaaaataacgttaggGGATGTGCGAAAACGGCACATTTGATCTGTAACCCCCCTAGCTCAACtactgacatcttcaaaatctcgttgaggtgattaatttgacactctgtttaacaaatttggtcctcatttgccgaagttatcgagcttcaaagtttgaaaagtcacacaagttgtgtgtttgagcacataaagtactatttttcttggaaattcaacaagatgcaatcatgatgtgttgtga containing:
- the LOC136349736 gene encoding uncharacterized protein; its protein translation is MDHINVQEKVFIDDSILSWEVLSFDPFNPTKLGTNDEIRISLQQTGKYPLPCKSELYIELKVTKEDGTPLTNTYLINNAAAFLFKELRYVLNGVTIDAVRDVGITATLKGYSSYNLNESAKLQNAGWYPVEKEKSIMTDSNGNVSLCIPLKMYSGFFEDYKKIILNSHQELILVRANDDSNALVQTAASTEKPKLTITKLCWRVPHLTVAIPQELALTKTIDKNTDILLTFRSWELVEYPELLEATRHNWTVKTSTKVETPRHVILAFQKDKRGNLKKDMSKFDHCDLRNVNVYLNSERYPYGDLQLDFKNNRFATLYEMFSEFRQVYYNNAQEPIFTPSEFKDKAPLVYINCTHQRDLLQTGSVTMRVEFETAEKVTDKTTAYCLIIHDKIFSYNPLTKIVKQL